One genomic window of Luteitalea pratensis includes the following:
- a CDS encoding universal stress protein, which translates to MPHVARLASLCPSELLLIHVADGWVARHYDDLKLAESDEMKADRDYLLQQAAALGAQGLQVRIHLALGNPPTEILKAAEQEQCDLIAMTTHGHRFLGDLLHGSTITAVRHKSHIPILLVRAAAV; encoded by the coding sequence GTGCCGCACGTGGCCCGGCTGGCGTCGCTGTGCCCGTCCGAGCTGCTGCTGATCCATGTGGCGGACGGCTGGGTAGCGCGTCACTACGATGATCTCAAGCTCGCGGAGTCCGACGAGATGAAGGCCGACCGCGACTATCTCCTCCAGCAGGCTGCGGCGCTCGGCGCGCAGGGATTGCAGGTGCGGATTCACCTGGCGCTGGGCAACCCGCCAACCGAGATTCTCAAGGCCGCCGAGCAGGAGCAGTGCGACTTGATCGCGATGACCACGCACGGCCACCGCTTCTTGGGCGATCTGTTGCACGGCAGCACGATCACTGCCGTCAGGCACAAAAGCCATATTCCGATCCTCCTCGTGCGTGCCGCCGCGGTCTGA
- a CDS encoding adenylate cyclase gives MRTLNDKQVEQVFGLMKQSDSVELKLTVVDSAIRSTADALGMDPLKAEIRQVVFFDTPDLTLSKAGVVVRARRIQGGGGDTVIKLRPVDPETLSPEVRQSTSVKVEVDTMPKGFVCSASMKGKTTADDVRAVILKKMKTRDLFTKEQRAFYKANAPEGLKLSQLSVLGPINLLKLEFTPDGVKRKFVAELWMYPDGSRILELSTKATPDDAFHIATETRDFLEKKGLDLTAEQQPKTNRALKHFTELLKKVEAGQ, from the coding sequence ATGCGAACGCTGAATGACAAGCAGGTCGAGCAAGTCTTCGGGCTGATGAAGCAATCCGACAGCGTCGAGCTGAAGTTGACCGTCGTCGATTCGGCGATTCGCTCCACGGCCGATGCTCTGGGCATGGACCCGCTCAAGGCGGAGATTCGCCAGGTCGTGTTCTTCGACACGCCGGACCTGACGCTGAGCAAGGCCGGCGTCGTGGTGCGGGCGAGGCGCATCCAGGGCGGCGGCGGCGATACCGTGATCAAGTTGCGTCCCGTCGATCCGGAAACGCTGTCGCCCGAAGTCCGGCAGTCGACCTCGGTGAAGGTCGAAGTCGACACCATGCCCAAGGGGTTCGTCTGTTCCGCGTCGATGAAGGGCAAGACGACCGCCGACGACGTGCGGGCCGTGATCCTGAAGAAGATGAAGACCCGCGACCTGTTCACGAAGGAGCAGCGCGCCTTCTACAAGGCCAATGCACCGGAGGGACTGAAGTTGTCGCAGCTGTCGGTGCTGGGGCCGATCAACCTCCTGAAGCTCGAGTTCACCCCGGACGGCGTGAAACGGAAGTTCGTCGCCGAACTGTGGATGTATCCGGACGGCTCGCGCATCCTCGAGCTCTCGACCAAAGCCACGCCGGACGACGCGTTCCACATCGCCACCGAAACGCGCGATTTCCTGGAGAAGAAGGGGCTCGACCTCACCGCCGAGCAGCAGCCCAAGACCAACCGGGCGCTCAAGCACTTCACCGAGCTGCTGAAGAAGGTTGAGGCCGGGCAGTAA
- a CDS encoding TolB family protein, whose product MGEAVRLVASTLDDAAPQYSPDGSRIAFCSDQSGSQEIWVARSDGSRQEKLTSFGSAQSCTPRWSPDSRQLVFDSNAEAAQFEIYTINADGGQPRRLTDDAATDAIGSFSGDGKWIYFMSGRTGRNEIWKMPAAGGQPLQVTTNGGVAAFETGETLFFTKEVDEALWQVPVGGVPESKVLENVVNRNFMPAADGIYFMQRTEHGYSFQFLNLATRQVRTFGSTPRQVDNVVTVSADGRWFAYGQQDHAGSDIVLVDNFR is encoded by the coding sequence ATGGGAGAAGCCGTACGGCTCGTTGCCTCGACCCTCGACGACGCGGCGCCTCAGTATTCGCCGGATGGCAGCCGAATCGCCTTCTGTTCGGACCAGAGCGGAAGCCAAGAGATCTGGGTCGCTCGCAGCGATGGCTCGCGTCAGGAGAAACTGACGTCGTTTGGCTCCGCGCAGTCCTGCACGCCCCGCTGGTCGCCGGACAGTCGCCAGCTGGTGTTCGATTCAAACGCGGAAGCGGCGCAGTTCGAGATCTACACCATCAATGCTGACGGAGGGCAGCCAAGGCGGCTGACGGATGATGCTGCCACGGATGCCATTGGGAGCTTCTCGGGCGATGGGAAGTGGATCTACTTCATGTCGGGCCGCACAGGACGGAACGAGATCTGGAAGATGCCCGCGGCCGGCGGGCAGCCCCTTCAGGTGACGACGAATGGGGGAGTGGCCGCATTCGAAACAGGTGAAACGCTTTTTTTCACGAAGGAAGTCGACGAAGCGCTGTGGCAGGTGCCTGTTGGCGGGGTGCCTGAATCCAAGGTTCTCGAGAACGTCGTCAACCGGAACTTCATGCCCGCCGCGGACGGCATTTACTTCATGCAGCGCACTGAGCACGGGTATTCCTTTCAGTTCCTCAACCTCGCCACTCGGCAGGTGCGGACATTCGGCTCGACGCCACGGCAGGTCGACAACGTTGTGACTGTTTCGGCGGATGGCCGGTGGTTCGCGTATGGGCAGCAGGACCACGCTGGCAGCGACATCGTTCTGGTTGACAATTTCAGATAG
- a CDS encoding Ppx/GppA family phosphatase gives MSEITPRWEWRTFGTRFARAEAVFAALETKGVQETDEIYLLTEKGSNVKVRAGLLDIKVLQQVNDAGLEQWIPVMKEGFPASAAVVRGVFNAMRVTPPDLTRDTYTFDQFLAELIEPTAAVRAARVHKHRVRYVVGACTSELSEVTVDSVRTRTIAVEMEDAAAVVAAVDSLGLAGYVNTNYSRGLAATLSGAPPRYAVLDVGTNSVKFHIAEAGADGTWKTVTDRAELTRLGEGVKEGGAIATEAAERTAAAIKGMVDEAQSAGCIAIAAVGTAGLRMATNSADVLEIIRARTGVKVEVISGDEESRLAYLAVQAGLPSATGHLVVFDTGGGSSQFTFGEGDHVSERFSVNVGAVRYTERYGLDGAVSNEVLREAMKAIAEDLSRIADRLSPETLVAMGGAVTNLTAVRYAMAKYDPGTIQGTVLTRNEIDRQIEQYRTTPLDKRAAIVGLQPKRADVILAGACIVRTVMELLGKHELTVGDRGLRHGLLVERFGSSHVANRS, from the coding sequence ATGTCCGAGATCACGCCGCGCTGGGAGTGGCGGACGTTCGGCACGCGCTTCGCGCGCGCTGAAGCGGTGTTCGCCGCGCTGGAGACGAAGGGTGTGCAGGAGACCGACGAGATCTACCTGCTCACCGAGAAGGGCAGCAACGTCAAGGTCCGTGCGGGCCTGCTCGACATCAAGGTGCTCCAGCAGGTGAACGACGCGGGCCTGGAGCAGTGGATCCCTGTCATGAAGGAGGGCTTTCCCGCCAGTGCCGCGGTTGTGCGAGGCGTCTTCAACGCCATGCGGGTCACCCCGCCCGATCTGACGCGCGACACTTACACGTTCGACCAGTTCCTCGCCGAGCTCATCGAGCCGACGGCAGCGGTGCGCGCCGCCAGGGTGCACAAGCATCGGGTACGTTACGTCGTGGGAGCCTGCACGTCGGAGCTGTCCGAGGTGACGGTGGACAGCGTGAGGACGCGAACGATCGCGGTCGAAATGGAGGACGCCGCAGCCGTTGTCGCCGCCGTCGATTCACTCGGTCTTGCCGGCTACGTGAACACGAACTACTCGCGCGGGCTGGCCGCGACGCTGTCGGGCGCGCCGCCGCGATACGCGGTGCTCGACGTGGGCACCAACTCGGTGAAGTTCCATATCGCCGAGGCCGGTGCTGACGGCACGTGGAAGACGGTCACCGATCGAGCGGAGCTCACGCGGCTTGGCGAAGGTGTGAAGGAAGGCGGCGCCATCGCGACGGAGGCGGCGGAGCGAACCGCCGCAGCCATCAAGGGCATGGTGGACGAGGCACAGTCGGCCGGTTGCATCGCCATCGCTGCCGTTGGTACGGCCGGCCTGCGGATGGCCACGAACTCGGCCGACGTGCTGGAAATCATCCGCGCCAGAACCGGGGTCAAGGTGGAGGTCATTTCGGGTGATGAAGAGAGTCGCCTCGCCTACCTGGCGGTGCAAGCCGGGCTTCCCTCCGCCACCGGCCACCTCGTGGTGTTCGACACCGGCGGCGGCAGCTCGCAGTTCACGTTCGGCGAGGGCGACCACGTCTCCGAACGCTTCAGCGTCAACGTCGGCGCGGTGCGCTACACCGAGCGCTACGGCTTGGACGGCGCGGTGTCGAATGAAGTGCTCCGCGAGGCCATGAAGGCGATCGCCGAGGACCTGTCGCGCATCGCCGACCGCCTGTCGCCGGAGACACTCGTCGCCATGGGCGGCGCCGTGACCAACCTGACGGCGGTGCGCTACGCGATGGCGAAGTACGATCCCGGCACGATCCAGGGCACTGTGCTCACGCGCAACGAAATCGATCGACAGATCGAGCAATACCGGACGACGCCGCTGGACAAGCGCGCCGCGATCGTTGGCCTGCAGCCCAAGCGCGCCGACGTCATCCTCGCCGGCGCCTGCATCGTCCGCACGGTGATGGAGTTGCTCGGCAAACACGAACTGACGGTCGGCGACCGCGGCCTGCGTCACGGCCTGCTCGTGGAGCGCTTCGGCTCGAGCCACGTCGCCAATCGGTCGTAG
- a CDS encoding DDE-type integrase/transposase/recombinase gives MTVHDLRIATQHGVPRSTARGWLALAQTAVVSLYVVNLTEPELRQEVLGLRRRVGKRAVLPRLTLALLHASRPDEMWHIDTTVIRLLDGTRAYLHAVIDNVSRRILAWHVADRFAPVSSVAVLLEADQHATHAGSVPVVLADAGVENVNAQVDALMIATASCTGCWRSPS, from the coding sequence ATGACAGTCCATGACCTGCGCATCGCCACGCAGCACGGCGTTCCTCGATCGACGGCTCGTGGGTGGCTGGCCCTGGCCCAAACGGCGGTGGTCAGTCTCTATGTTGTCAATCTCACAGAGCCTGAACTTCGGCAGGAGGTGTTGGGGCTCCGTCGACGCGTCGGCAAGCGCGCGGTCCTGCCCCGGCTCACGCTCGCCCTGCTCCACGCCTCCCGTCCCGACGAAATGTGGCACATCGATACGACCGTCATCCGCCTGCTCGACGGGACTCGTGCCTATCTGCACGCTGTGATTGACAACGTCTCTCGACGGATTCTGGCATGGCACGTGGCCGACAGGTTCGCGCCGGTCAGCAGCGTCGCCGTTCTACTTGAGGCCGATCAGCACGCGACGCACGCCGGCAGTGTGCCCGTCGTGTTGGCAGACGCGGGCGTGGAGAACGTGAACGCGCAGGTCGACGCACTGATGATCGCCACGGCGTCCTGCACCGGTTGCTGGCGCTCACCGAGCTGA
- a CDS encoding carboxylesterase/lipase family protein codes for MPEMTRGARATLNRRQLFRLSTAAGLGAAAPPVMSASDQHGTGARAAASRPTCSTPRASVARTQYGKVRGYVEDGVLTFKGIPYGAPTGGENRWLPAKPPAPWDGEYPALIYGANCPQRLHDWVAEQTFLYQWTDGWQSEDMLKVNIWTPSLTGSRPVMFYIHGGGFSFGSAYELASQDGAQMARHHDVVSVTVNHRLNVLGFLDLSEFGGRAYADSANVGMTDLVAALQWVRDNIANFGGDPDRVMIYGQSGGGSKVTTLLGMPPAQGLVHRASAQSGGGGNPPPAEQSRELTKRLVAELGIKDIAALQKMDWARLNAAGNAVVAAMNPPPGPTAGPMPPPGSTPRVGWGPTVDGRLVPMRSFFEGAPSISRDVPMLIGSVSEEGNRMSSRPTEAEWVGALTRSYGDTKAAAIVTALKRAYPDKSIRTLSYMCSGPGLNSLAIRNNVTRMATMKHEQKGAPVYTWYFTWQSPMLEDAGAWHTAELAFCFDNTARCAQGTGNGPEAQALAKRMATAWANFARTGNPSQPGLPWPAFTPDRCPTMVFDNACRMVDDPDGDARKLLLT; via the coding sequence ATGCCTGAGATGACCCGGGGTGCACGCGCGACGCTGAACCGACGGCAACTGTTTCGCCTCTCCACAGCCGCAGGGCTGGGTGCAGCCGCGCCGCCCGTGATGTCCGCATCGGATCAACATGGGACGGGTGCCCGCGCGGCCGCATCGCGGCCCACGTGCAGCACCCCTCGCGCGTCGGTCGCCAGGACGCAGTACGGCAAGGTGCGCGGCTACGTCGAGGACGGCGTGCTGACGTTCAAGGGCATTCCTTATGGCGCCCCGACCGGCGGCGAGAACCGCTGGCTTCCGGCCAAGCCACCGGCACCCTGGGACGGTGAGTATCCCGCGCTGATCTACGGCGCCAATTGCCCGCAGCGCCTGCACGACTGGGTCGCAGAGCAGACCTTTCTGTACCAGTGGACTGATGGGTGGCAGAGCGAGGACATGCTGAAGGTGAACATCTGGACGCCGAGCCTGACCGGCTCGCGGCCGGTCATGTTTTACATCCACGGCGGCGGATTCTCGTTCGGCTCGGCCTACGAACTCGCGTCACAGGACGGCGCCCAGATGGCGCGACACCACGACGTGGTCTCGGTCACCGTCAACCATCGCCTGAACGTCCTGGGCTTCCTGGACCTGTCCGAGTTCGGCGGCCGCGCCTATGCCGATTCCGCCAACGTCGGCATGACCGACCTGGTCGCGGCGCTGCAATGGGTGCGCGACAACATCGCCAACTTCGGCGGCGACCCGGACCGCGTGATGATCTACGGCCAATCCGGCGGTGGGTCGAAGGTGACGACGTTGCTCGGCATGCCGCCGGCACAGGGACTGGTCCATCGCGCGTCGGCGCAGTCGGGCGGTGGGGGCAATCCGCCGCCCGCCGAGCAGTCACGCGAGCTCACGAAACGGCTGGTCGCCGAGCTCGGCATCAAGGACATCGCCGCCCTGCAGAAGATGGATTGGGCGCGCCTGAACGCCGCCGGCAACGCCGTAGTCGCCGCCATGAACCCGCCACCTGGACCCACGGCGGGGCCGATGCCGCCACCGGGGTCGACGCCGCGCGTCGGCTGGGGTCCGACCGTCGACGGCCGGTTAGTGCCGATGCGGTCGTTCTTCGAAGGGGCGCCGTCGATCTCGCGCGACGTGCCGATGCTCATCGGCTCGGTGAGCGAGGAAGGCAACCGCATGTCGTCCCGTCCTACCGAGGCTGAATGGGTCGGGGCGCTGACGCGGAGCTACGGCGATACCAAGGCCGCAGCGATCGTGACTGCGTTGAAGCGCGCATACCCGGACAAGAGCATCCGCACCCTCTCTTACATGTGCAGCGGTCCGGGCTTGAACAGCCTCGCCATTCGCAACAACGTCACCCGGATGGCAACGATGAAGCACGAACAGAAGGGCGCGCCGGTGTATACGTGGTATTTCACGTGGCAGTCGCCGATGCTCGAGGATGCGGGCGCCTGGCACACCGCCGAGCTCGCGTTCTGCTTCGACAACACCGCACGCTGCGCTCAGGGCACCGGCAACGGCCCCGAAGCACAGGCTCTGGCAAAAAGGATGGCGACCGCCTGGGCCAACTTCGCGCGCACCGGCAATCCCAGCCAGCCTGGCTTGCCGTGGCCGGCGTTCACGCCGGACCGCTGCCCGACGATGGTCTTCGACAACGCCTGCCGCATGGTCGACGACCCAGATGGAGACGCTCGCAAGCTTCTGCTCACCTGA
- a CDS encoding TolB family protein: MRLRLLTIVVAAAVMPAAAGAQDYSIAFTHFGPLNSDIFIADREGAGAVPFLPHPSLDYNPSVSPDGRWILFTSERGGSADIYRAHLDGSGLERLTDAPAFDDQAALSPDGTTLAFVSSRSGNADIWLLDLRTRQTRNVTSHPAGDFRPAWSPDGRRLAFSSDRDSTHPRLFFGVGHSTEVYVVELGGGRVRRLTHASGASGTPSWCRTAAASSATPRHSRRAGRWRRARHPPDRPGSWKWTWRRGSCT, encoded by the coding sequence ATGCGCCTCCGTCTTCTGACAATCGTGGTGGCGGCTGCCGTCATGCCCGCGGCCGCCGGCGCGCAGGACTACTCCATTGCCTTTACCCACTTCGGGCCACTGAACTCGGACATCTTCATCGCCGATCGCGAAGGGGCGGGCGCGGTGCCGTTTCTGCCGCACCCGAGTCTCGATTACAACCCGTCGGTTTCGCCAGACGGACGCTGGATCCTGTTCACATCGGAACGGGGCGGGTCGGCCGACATCTACCGCGCGCATCTCGACGGCAGCGGCCTCGAGCGGCTGACCGACGCCCCGGCATTCGACGATCAGGCAGCACTCTCACCCGACGGCACGACGCTCGCGTTTGTGTCGTCGCGGAGCGGCAACGCGGATATCTGGCTGCTCGATCTCCGGACACGGCAGACGCGCAACGTCACCAGCCATCCGGCCGGTGACTTCCGCCCCGCGTGGTCGCCGGACGGCCGCCGTTTGGCGTTCTCGAGCGATCGCGACTCCACGCACCCGCGCCTTTTTTTCGGCGTGGGGCACTCGACTGAGGTCTACGTGGTCGAGCTCGGCGGTGGCCGTGTCCGGCGGCTGACGCACGCCAGCGGGGCGTCTGGCACGCCCTCTTGGTGCCGGACGGCCGCCGCATCGTCTGCTACACCGCGCCACAGCAGGAGAGCGGGCCGCTGGCGGCGCGCGCGGCATCCGCCGGATCGACCCGGATCGTGGAAGTGGACGTGGAGACGGGGGAGTTGCACGTGA
- a CDS encoding PadR family transcriptional regulator — protein MPLDALANRLVLPLLGLLVERPAHPYELATRLNDRYRFLSTQRSSVTTLAKSLVDAGLIRPQRAKRVGNRPARTAYEVTDAGMKEFRVRVTTHIEEAPAASARFTLGLAYIGILSRTKAAAALRRRVVSRLAERDAIPAVHPGGIEVHMIEMAYWKAVLEAEIQWLSTFIGRITSRDIAWPLESSKDC, from the coding sequence GTGCCTCTCGATGCTCTTGCCAATCGCCTCGTGCTGCCCCTCCTGGGACTACTGGTCGAACGCCCCGCCCACCCCTACGAACTCGCCACGCGGTTGAACGACCGCTATCGATTTCTCTCGACGCAGCGTTCCTCCGTCACGACGCTCGCAAAGTCTCTTGTCGATGCCGGCCTGATCCGTCCACAGCGTGCGAAACGGGTCGGCAATCGTCCAGCGCGCACGGCCTACGAAGTCACGGACGCTGGCATGAAGGAATTCCGCGTGCGCGTGACCACGCACATTGAGGAAGCGCCGGCGGCCTCTGCCCGGTTCACGCTCGGACTTGCGTACATCGGCATTCTCTCGCGCACCAAGGCAGCGGCGGCACTGCGACGACGCGTGGTCTCACGTCTGGCGGAGCGTGACGCCATTCCGGCGGTCCATCCGGGCGGGATCGAGGTGCACATGATCGAGATGGCCTACTGGAAGGCCGTGCTGGAGGCAGAGATTCAGTGGCTCAGCACCTTTATCGGTCGCATCACCAGCCGTGACATTGCCTGGCCGCTCGAGTCTTCAAAGGATTGCTGA
- a CDS encoding PD40 domain-containing protein: MEVDVETGELHVIADGPGAKLFPHYLGAPGVAYLDRRGDGMLRLPGKAVGATGPFHAPSWTPDGSRVVFSRDVSTTWPPFQPAFSRDTGFRLIRAGIFPQFSPDGARVTMADTPIGLAKNSVLIMDADGASRSVLFSDPARSVVAPVWSPDGSLLAFGLGRFFPMVQGFGAADLTVLDIKSGALQVLTDGKENVGFPSWSPDGRRIVFREWNDTNSSLRIIDVQSRDVTTLLRDFGRVNFPGWSPDGHRVQFTSDRDGNYELYTIEVESKRIVRLTDSPGNDAHATWSPDGQWIAFSSVRGGFKDEAALNPGNPQASGDLYVMRADGTDVRALTDNQFEEATPGWAPVRRPGAR, encoded by the coding sequence GTGGAAGTGGACGTGGAGACGGGGGAGTTGCACGTGATCGCGGACGGGCCCGGCGCGAAGCTGTTCCCGCATTATCTCGGCGCCCCCGGCGTAGCGTATCTGGACCGCCGCGGTGATGGCATGCTGCGGCTGCCAGGCAAGGCCGTCGGGGCGACCGGACCGTTCCATGCGCCGTCGTGGACCCCCGACGGCTCGCGGGTCGTGTTCTCACGCGACGTCAGCACCACATGGCCTCCGTTCCAGCCGGCATTCAGCCGCGACACCGGCTTTCGCCTGATCCGCGCCGGCATATTTCCACAGTTCAGCCCCGACGGCGCGCGCGTCACCATGGCCGACACGCCCATTGGGCTGGCGAAGAACTCGGTGCTGATCATGGACGCGGACGGGGCGTCGCGCTCGGTGCTGTTCTCCGATCCGGCCCGCAGCGTCGTCGCCCCGGTCTGGTCGCCGGACGGGTCGTTGCTGGCATTCGGCCTCGGGCGCTTCTTTCCGATGGTGCAGGGCTTCGGGGCGGCGGATCTGACGGTGCTCGACATCAAGAGCGGCGCCCTGCAGGTGCTCACCGACGGCAAGGAGAACGTCGGCTTCCCAAGCTGGTCGCCCGACGGCCGGCGCATTGTCTTTCGCGAGTGGAACGATACGAACTCGTCGCTGCGGATCATCGACGTGCAATCGCGCGACGTCACGACACTCTTGCGCGACTTCGGCCGCGTGAACTTCCCCGGGTGGTCACCCGATGGCCACCGGGTCCAGTTCACCAGCGATCGGGACGGCAATTACGAGCTCTACACCATCGAGGTGGAATCGAAGCGCATCGTGCGGCTGACGGACTCGCCCGGGAACGACGCGCACGCCACTTGGTCCCCCGACGGGCAGTGGATCGCCTTCTCGAGCGTGCGTGGCGGCTTCAAGGACGAAGCGGCACTAAACCCCGGCAACCCGCAGGCCTCGGGCGATCTGTACGTGATGCGTGCGGATGGCACCGACGTGCGGGCGCTCACCGACAACCAGTTCGAAGAAGCCACGCCGGGATGGGCGCCGGTGCGGCGGCCGGGCGCGCGGTAG
- a CDS encoding Nramp family divalent metal transporter: MTEGPPFLPGSPQAQEPAPRAAWRLPQTAVSLPEAHNTILVPHTLGFWRKLLAFSGPGYLVAVGYMDPGNWATDLAGGSQFGYTLLSVILLSNLMAILLQALCARLGIVTGRDLAQACRDHYSRRVSFVLWVLCEIAICACDLAEVIGSAVALNLLFGLPLIWGVCVTAIDVLAVLYLQNKGFRYIEALVITLMLTIGGCFFAEILFSRPDMVAVAGGFLPTFEIVRRPEMLYIAIGILGATVMPHNLYLHSSIVQTRKYERTAGGKAEAIKFATIDSTIALMFALFINGAILVVSAATFYGRGQEVAEIQDAYRLLSPTLGVPIASTLFALALLASGQNSTLTGTLAGQIVMEGFLRIRLRPWLRRLITRLIAIVPAVLVTAFYGEHGTAALLVLSQVILSLQLSFAVVPLVAFTSSRTKMGAFVNPVWVKVLAWTTAGLIVSLNTKYLSDYFGITAWIIGLLG; encoded by the coding sequence ATGACCGAAGGCCCTCCATTCCTCCCCGGCAGTCCGCAAGCGCAGGAACCCGCGCCGCGCGCGGCCTGGCGACTGCCGCAGACCGCCGTCAGCCTGCCGGAGGCGCACAACACGATTCTGGTGCCGCACACACTGGGCTTCTGGCGGAAGCTGCTCGCGTTCTCGGGGCCGGGGTACCTGGTGGCCGTTGGCTACATGGACCCGGGGAACTGGGCGACGGACCTCGCCGGCGGCTCCCAGTTCGGCTACACGCTGCTCAGCGTCATCCTGCTTTCCAACCTCATGGCGATCCTGCTGCAAGCCCTCTGCGCGAGGCTCGGGATCGTCACCGGCCGCGACCTGGCGCAGGCCTGCCGCGATCACTACTCCCGGCGCGTGTCATTTGTGCTGTGGGTGCTCTGCGAGATTGCGATCTGCGCGTGCGACCTCGCTGAGGTCATCGGATCGGCGGTCGCGCTGAATCTGCTGTTCGGCCTCCCGCTGATCTGGGGCGTGTGCGTCACAGCTATCGACGTGCTGGCCGTGCTCTACCTCCAGAACAAGGGATTTCGGTACATCGAGGCGCTCGTCATCACGCTCATGCTGACGATCGGCGGATGCTTCTTTGCAGAGATTCTTTTTTCGAGGCCGGACATGGTCGCCGTCGCCGGCGGGTTCTTGCCGACGTTCGAGATCGTCCGGCGTCCCGAGATGCTGTACATCGCGATCGGCATCCTCGGGGCGACGGTGATGCCGCACAACCTGTACCTGCACTCGTCGATTGTGCAGACGCGGAAGTACGAACGCACGGCGGGTGGCAAGGCCGAGGCGATCAAGTTCGCGACCATCGATTCGACGATCGCTCTGATGTTCGCGCTCTTCATCAATGGCGCAATCCTCGTCGTGTCGGCCGCGACGTTCTACGGCCGGGGGCAGGAGGTCGCAGAGATCCAGGACGCCTATCGGCTGCTCTCGCCAACGCTCGGCGTGCCGATCGCCAGCACACTTTTCGCACTCGCGTTGCTGGCCTCTGGCCAGAACTCCACCCTCACGGGCACGCTGGCCGGGCAGATCGTCATGGAAGGCTTCCTCAGAATTCGGCTCCGTCCCTGGCTGCGGCGGCTGATCACGCGGCTCATCGCCATCGTCCCGGCGGTCTTGGTCACCGCGTTCTACGGCGAGCACGGCACGGCCGCGCTCCTGGTGTTGAGCCAGGTGATTCTCAGTCTGCAACTATCGTTCGCAGTCGTGCCGCTCGTCGCCTTCACGAGCAGTCGCACCAAGATGGGAGCCTTCGTCAATCCCGTTTGGGTCAAAGTGCTGGCGTGGACGACCGCCGGGCTCATCGTGAGCTTGAACACGAAGTACCTGTCGGACTACTTCGGCATCACCGCCTGGATCATCGGGCTGCTCGGGTGA
- a CDS encoding DUF378 domain-containing protein, with protein MKQIDVIAAVLVVVGALNWGLVAVARFDLVAALFGMPFGEVSAASALVYGLVGVAGLYQAVSWKRVQNRWAQPAVIATR; from the coding sequence ATGAAGCAGATCGATGTCATCGCCGCGGTCCTCGTCGTGGTTGGTGCACTGAATTGGGGGCTTGTGGCCGTCGCGCGGTTCGACCTCGTTGCCGCCCTGTTCGGGATGCCGTTCGGTGAAGTCTCGGCGGCCAGTGCACTCGTCTACGGACTGGTCGGTGTGGCCGGGCTGTATCAGGCCGTGTCGTGGAAGCGCGTGCAGAACCGCTGGGCGCAGCCCGCGGTGATCGCCACTCGTTGA
- a CDS encoding helix-turn-helix domain-containing protein yields MLSTTLEAGLSDYAIGAKIRALRLKKKMGLVELGQHPGLSPALLSKLDRGRLFPTLPTLLRIPLVFSVGLDYFFAGAREKPLVAVVRNAERVQLPERQDGKDMSYRFESLDYPATERRFNSYYAEFLPVARDDVHLHTHAGVEFIYTLKGRLHVHIDGQEHALDSGDSMYFDSGLPHGYRRGGTSTCCAIVVTTA; encoded by the coding sequence ATGCTGTCGACAACGCTCGAAGCAGGGCTCAGCGACTACGCGATCGGCGCAAAGATTCGCGCCTTACGACTGAAGAAGAAGATGGGGCTCGTCGAGCTGGGGCAGCACCCCGGGCTATCGCCCGCATTGCTCTCGAAGCTCGACCGGGGGCGCCTCTTTCCGACGCTGCCGACGCTGCTGCGGATCCCGCTCGTCTTCAGCGTCGGCCTCGACTACTTCTTCGCCGGCGCGCGCGAGAAGCCGCTCGTGGCGGTGGTCCGCAATGCAGAACGCGTGCAGCTGCCAGAGCGTCAGGATGGGAAGGACATGTCGTATCGCTTCGAGTCGCTGGACTATCCCGCGACCGAGCGGCGGTTCAACTCGTACTACGCCGAGTTCCTGCCCGTGGCGCGCGACGACGTTCATTTGCACACGCACGCCGGCGTGGAGTTCATCTACACGCTCAAGGGCAGGTTGCACGTCCACATCGACGGCCAGGAGCACGCGCTCGACTCCGGTGACTCGATGTACTTCGACTCCGGCCTTCCCCACGGGTACCGCCGTGGCGGCACCTCAACATGCTGCGCCATCGTGGTGACGACAGCCTGA
- a CDS encoding integrase core domain-containing protein: MIEAWWRSLKHQWLFLHGLDSVATVRRLVTFYVDAHNRVLPHSAFRGQTPDEMYFGTADALPADVTARAAAARLARRQANRAASCVTCPSLNVAV, from the coding sequence ATGATTGAAGCCTGGTGGCGTTCGCTGAAGCATCAGTGGCTCTTCCTGCACGGACTGGACAGCGTCGCGACTGTTCGCCGGTTGGTCACGTTCTACGTCGACGCACACAACCGCGTGCTGCCGCACTCGGCGTTTCGCGGACAGACGCCGGACGAGATGTACTTCGGCACAGCGGACGCGCTTCCGGCAGACGTGACGGCACGCGCGGCCGCCGCGCGCCTGGCACGCCGGCAGGCCAACCGAGCCGCGTCCTGCGTGACGTGCCCGTCACTCAACGTCGCCGTGTGA